One Ethanoligenens harbinense YUAN-3 genomic window carries:
- the proS gene encoding proline--tRNA ligase, protein MEEDFAKWYTDIVKKAELVDYSSMRGCLFIRPYAYAIWENIQKVLDAKFKETGHENVYMPLFIPESLLQKEKDHIEGFAPEVAWVTHGGGEKLEERLCVRPTSETLFCEHYSHIVHSYRDLPKLYNQWCSVVRWEKTTRPFLRSLEFLWQEGHTLHETEAEAREETTRMLNIYADFCEQVLAMPVVKGRKTEKEKFAGAVDTCSIEAMMHDGKALQSGTSHYLGDGFTHAFDIQYTGRDNTLKYPFQTSWGVTTRLIGAIIMVHGDDSGLVLPPRIAPTQLVIVPVAMHKPGVLEKANELLVRLQKTLRVKLDASDNSPGWKFAEYEMKGVPLRLEIGPRDIEQNRCVVVRRDDRQKIEVSLDELETRLPAILDDVHEALYKKALERQNAMTYACTDWDGFVRTADEKPGFIKAMWCGDQACEEKIKTDAGLTSRNIPFEQEHLSDTCICCGKPAKHMVYWGKAY, encoded by the coding sequence ATGGAAGAGGACTTTGCCAAATGGTATACGGACATCGTGAAAAAAGCGGAACTGGTGGATTATTCGAGCATGCGCGGCTGCCTGTTCATTCGTCCGTACGCTTACGCCATCTGGGAAAACATCCAGAAGGTGCTGGATGCGAAGTTCAAGGAAACCGGGCATGAGAATGTCTATATGCCGCTGTTCATCCCGGAGAGCCTGCTGCAAAAGGAAAAGGACCACATCGAGGGCTTTGCGCCGGAAGTCGCGTGGGTGACGCACGGCGGTGGCGAAAAACTGGAAGAACGGCTTTGCGTGCGTCCCACCAGCGAGACGCTGTTCTGCGAGCACTATTCGCACATCGTGCACAGCTACCGCGACCTGCCCAAGCTGTACAACCAGTGGTGCTCGGTGGTGCGGTGGGAAAAGACCACCCGGCCGTTCCTGCGCTCACTGGAGTTTTTGTGGCAGGAGGGGCACACCCTGCATGAGACGGAAGCGGAAGCCCGCGAAGAAACCACCCGCATGCTCAATATCTATGCGGATTTTTGCGAGCAGGTGCTGGCCATGCCAGTGGTGAAAGGCCGAAAAACCGAAAAGGAAAAGTTCGCGGGCGCGGTGGATACCTGCTCCATCGAGGCGATGATGCACGACGGCAAGGCCCTGCAAAGCGGCACGTCGCATTATCTGGGCGACGGGTTCACCCACGCGTTCGATATCCAGTACACCGGGCGGGACAACACGCTCAAATACCCGTTCCAGACCTCGTGGGGCGTGACCACCCGTCTCATCGGTGCCATCATCATGGTGCACGGCGACGACAGCGGTCTGGTGCTGCCGCCCCGCATCGCGCCCACGCAGTTGGTCATCGTGCCGGTAGCCATGCACAAGCCCGGCGTGCTTGAGAAAGCAAACGAGCTGCTTGTCCGCCTGCAGAAGACGCTGCGCGTGAAGCTGGATGCATCCGATAACTCGCCTGGCTGGAAGTTTGCCGAATATGAGATGAAAGGCGTGCCCCTGCGGCTGGAGATCGGCCCGCGGGACATCGAGCAGAACCGCTGCGTGGTGGTGCGCCGCGACGACCGGCAGAAAATCGAGGTCTCGTTGGACGAACTGGAAACGCGCCTGCCCGCTATTCTGGACGATGTGCACGAAGCGCTTTACAAAAAAGCGCTGGAGCGGCAAAACGCCATGACCTATGCCTGCACCGACTGGGACGGGTTTGTGCGCACGGCGGACGAAAAGCCCGGCTTTATCAAAGCCATGTGGTGCGGAGACCAGGCCTGCGAGGAAAAAATCAAGACGGACGCGGGCCTGACCTCCCGGAACATCCCGTTTGAGCAGGAGCATCTGTCCGATACTTGCATCTGCTGCGGCAAGCCCGCTAAACACATGGTCTATTGGGGCAAGGCCTATTAA
- a CDS encoding MmcQ/YjbR family DNA-binding protein, protein MPYPWLDEYLLSKMDVTKDYKEEWSATRYFVGGKMFAMQGGDKTGKPVFTMKLEPMYGDFLRRTHPDIVPGYHMNKVHWNSLYLDGVVPDDVVREMADQSYQIVLQALSRKIQKEIIG, encoded by the coding sequence ATGCCGTATCCATGGTTGGATGAGTATCTTTTGTCTAAGATGGACGTCACCAAAGATTATAAAGAAGAGTGGAGTGCCACCCGGTATTTTGTCGGCGGAAAGATGTTCGCTATGCAGGGCGGCGATAAGACTGGCAAGCCGGTCTTTACCATGAAACTGGAACCGATGTACGGCGATTTTCTGCGCCGCACCCATCCGGATATCGTGCCGGGATATCATATGAATAAGGTGCATTGGAACTCGCTTTATCTGGATGGCGTTGTGCCGGATGACGTGGTGCGCGAGATGGCCGACCAATCGTATCAGATCGTTTTGCAGGCCTTGTCCCGGAAGATACAAAAAGAAATCATCGGCTGA
- the rpsJ gene encoding 30S ribosomal protein S10 yields the protein MAVKEKIRIRLKSYDHQLIDQSAEKIVETAKRTGARVSGPVPLPTDREIVTILRAVHKYKDSREQFETRTHKRLIDILRPSPKTVDALMGLELPAGVEIEIKL from the coding sequence ATGGCAGTAAAGGAAAAGATTCGTATCAGGCTCAAGAGTTACGACCATCAGCTCATCGACCAGTCGGCGGAGAAGATCGTGGAGACCGCGAAGCGCACAGGCGCGCGTGTGTCCGGCCCGGTGCCGCTGCCGACCGACCGCGAGATCGTGACCATCCTGCGCGCGGTGCACAAGTACAAGGACAGCCGCGAGCAGTTCGAGACCCGCACCCACAAGCGGCTCATCGACATCCTGCGCCCGTCGCCCAAGACGGTGGACGCGCTGATGGGCCTTGAGTTGCCGGCGGGCGTCGAGATCGAGATCAAGCTCTGA
- the rplC gene encoding 50S ribosomal protein L3 produces the protein MQKGIIGKKIGMTQLFDERGNVIPVTVIEAGPCVVVQKKTVEVDGYESVQLGFEEVREKLLNKPEKGHFEKAGVASKRVLREFRLEDMSALNVGDIVKADVFAAGDRVDVAGTSKGKGYAGVIKRWGHHRLKMTHGTGPVHREVGSMGASTNMSRVPKGKKMAGQMGNERVTVQNLDVVKVDAENNLIALKGAIPGPKGGIVILADSVKKA, from the coding sequence ATGCAAAAAGGCATCATCGGTAAAAAAATCGGCATGACCCAGCTCTTCGACGAGCGCGGGAACGTTATTCCCGTCACCGTCATCGAAGCCGGGCCCTGCGTTGTGGTGCAGAAAAAGACCGTCGAGGTCGACGGCTATGAAAGTGTGCAGCTCGGTTTTGAAGAAGTGCGCGAAAAGCTGCTGAACAAACCGGAAAAAGGCCACTTTGAGAAGGCGGGCGTCGCGTCCAAGCGCGTACTGCGCGAGTTCCGTCTGGAGGACATGAGCGCCTTGAACGTCGGCGACATCGTCAAAGCGGACGTATTCGCCGCGGGCGACCGCGTGGACGTGGCCGGCACCAGCAAAGGTAAAGGTTACGCCGGCGTTATCAAGCGCTGGGGCCACCACCGCCTGAAGATGACCCACGGTACCGGCCCGGTGCACCGCGAAGTCGGTTCCATGGGTGCCAGCACCAATATGTCCCGTGTGCCCAAGGGCAAGAAAATGGCCGGGCAGATGGGCAACGAACGTGTGACCGTGCAGAACCTTGACGTGGTCAAGGTGGACGCCGAAAACAATCTCATCGCGCTGAAAGGTGCCATTCCCGGCCCCAAAGGCGGTATCGTCATACTCGCCGACAGCGTCAAAAAAGCCTAA
- the rplD gene encoding 50S ribosomal protein L4: MPKATVFNIAGEQVGEIELADSVFGIEPNKTALHTVVVNYLANQRQGTQSTLTRSEVSGGGRKPWRQKGTGHARQGSTRAPQWKHGGIALGPKPRSYTYTVNKKVRRLALKSALSAKLAAGELVVLDAISLPEIKTKQVVTILSKFETSKKALFVTAGVNENLVKSARNIPGVKTASTGSLNVYDLLDSNKFFISKDAVAALEEVYA, translated from the coding sequence ATGCCTAAAGCGACAGTATTCAACATCGCGGGCGAGCAGGTCGGAGAGATCGAGCTTGCCGATTCCGTGTTCGGCATCGAGCCGAACAAAACCGCGCTGCATACCGTGGTAGTCAACTACCTGGCCAACCAGCGGCAGGGCACTCAGTCCACGCTCACCCGTTCCGAGGTTTCCGGCGGCGGCCGCAAGCCGTGGCGCCAGAAAGGCACCGGCCATGCGCGCCAGGGTTCCACCCGCGCGCCGCAGTGGAAACACGGCGGGATTGCGCTCGGCCCCAAGCCGCGCAGCTATACCTACACCGTGAACAAGAAAGTGCGCCGTCTTGCTCTCAAGTCCGCGCTTTCGGCCAAACTGGCCGCCGGGGAGCTCGTGGTGCTGGACGCCATCTCCCTCCCGGAGATCAAGACCAAACAGGTCGTCACGATCCTCAGCAAGTTTGAAACGAGCAAAAAAGCGCTGTTCGTCACCGCGGGCGTCAACGAGAACCTTGTCAAGAGCGCGCGCAACATCCCGGGCGTGAAAACCGCCAGCACGGGCAGCCTGAATGTATACGACCTGCTTGACAGCAATAAGTTCTTCATTTCCAAAGACGCGGTCGCCGCACTCGAGGAGGTGTACGCATAA
- the rplW gene encoding 50S ribosomal protein L23, whose product MKAPQDVIIRPVITEKSMAGIANKIYTFRVASEAGKVEIAKAVEELFGVQVAKVNTISVRGRSRRVGRSTGYTSDWKKAIVTLKEGSKAIEFFEGLA is encoded by the coding sequence ATGAAAGCGCCTCAGGACGTCATCATCCGTCCGGTCATCACCGAAAAGAGCATGGCCGGCATCGCCAACAAAATCTACACCTTCCGTGTCGCGTCCGAAGCCGGCAAGGTCGAAATTGCCAAAGCGGTCGAAGAACTGTTCGGCGTGCAGGTCGCCAAGGTGAACACCATCAGTGTGCGCGGACGCTCCCGCCGGGTGGGCCGCAGCACCGGCTATACCTCCGACTGGAAGAAAGCCATCGTCACGCTCAAAGAAGGCTCGAAAGCCATCGAGTTCTTTGAAGGCCTCGCGTAA
- the rplB gene encoding 50S ribosomal protein L2 yields the protein MAIRKYGPTSPARRNMTVPTFEELSKVEPEKSLLVSLPKHAGRNSYGRITVRHRGGGNRVKYRIIDFKRDKIDAPAKVLSVEYDPNRSAYIALLQYEDGEKRYILAPLGLKAGDTVLSGKEADIKPGNSLALSDIPVGTFVHNIELHPGKGGQLARAAGIMAQLMARENGMALIRLPSGELRNVPQECRATIGQVGNIDHENVKIGKAGRKRHMGWRPTVRGSVMNPNDHPHGGGEGKSPIGRPGPVTPWGKPTLGYKTRKKKLASDKFIVKRRGGK from the coding sequence ATGGCAATCAGAAAATATGGCCCCACTTCCCCGGCACGGCGGAACATGACCGTTCCCACGTTCGAGGAGCTTTCCAAAGTGGAGCCGGAGAAGAGCCTGCTCGTCAGCCTTCCCAAACACGCCGGCCGCAACAGCTACGGCCGCATCACCGTTCGCCATCGCGGCGGCGGCAACCGCGTGAAATACCGCATCATCGACTTCAAGCGCGACAAGATCGACGCGCCCGCCAAAGTGCTTTCGGTGGAGTACGATCCGAACCGCTCGGCCTATATCGCCCTGCTCCAGTATGAAGACGGCGAGAAACGCTATATCCTCGCACCGCTCGGCCTCAAAGCGGGCGACACCGTCCTCTCCGGCAAGGAAGCGGACATCAAGCCCGGCAACAGCCTGGCGCTTTCCGATATCCCGGTCGGTACGTTCGTGCACAATATCGAGCTGCACCCCGGCAAAGGCGGCCAGCTTGCGCGCGCGGCGGGCATCATGGCCCAGCTGATGGCGCGTGAGAACGGCATGGCGCTCATCCGCCTGCCGTCCGGCGAACTGCGCAACGTGCCGCAGGAATGCCGCGCCACCATCGGCCAGGTCGGCAACATCGACCATGAGAACGTCAAGATCGGTAAAGCGGGCCGCAAACGCCACATGGGCTGGCGCCCGACCGTCCGCGGTTCCGTCATGAACCCGAACGACCATCCGCACGGCGGTGGTGAGGGTAAATCCCCGATCGGCCGTCCCGGCCCGGTTACCCCGTGGGGCAAGCCGACCCTCGGTTACAAGACCCGCAAGAAGAAGCTGGCTTCCGATAAATTCATCGTCAAACGCCGCGGCGGCAAATAA
- the rpsS gene encoding 30S ribosomal protein S19, whose amino-acid sequence MSRSLKKPPYVEEALMKRVVALNKSGEKTVLKTWSRASTIFPEFVGHTIAVHDGRKHVPVYVTEDMVGHKLGEFAPTRTFKGHSGSKVSNSR is encoded by the coding sequence ATGAGCAGAAGCTTGAAAAAACCGCCTTATGTAGAAGAAGCGCTGATGAAGCGCGTTGTGGCGCTGAACAAATCCGGCGAGAAGACCGTGCTCAAGACATGGAGCCGCGCGTCCACCATTTTCCCGGAATTTGTCGGCCATACCATCGCCGTGCACGACGGCCGCAAGCATGTGCCCGTGTATGTCACGGAGGACATGGTGGGTCACAAGCTCGGTGAGTTTGCCCCCACCCGTACGTTCAAGGGCCATTCCGGCTCTAAAGTCAGCAATTCCAGATAA
- the rplV gene encoding 50S ribosomal protein L22, whose protein sequence is MPAVAHLRYARIAPRKVQIVLDLIRNKPVDVAVAILKHTPKSASEYLIKLLQSAIANAENNHAMDVSRLYVSECFVCPGPMLKRIRPRAHGRAFPILKRTSHVTIALEEAAEPKNA, encoded by the coding sequence ATGCCAGCAGTTGCACACCTGCGCTACGCGCGTATCGCGCCCCGCAAGGTTCAGATCGTGCTCGACCTCATCCGCAACAAACCGGTTGACGTCGCCGTCGCGATTTTGAAACACACGCCGAAATCGGCCAGCGAATACCTGATCAAACTGCTCCAGTCGGCCATCGCCAATGCCGAAAACAACCACGCCATGGATGTTTCCCGGCTGTATGTGTCGGAGTGCTTTGTCTGCCCGGGCCCCATGCTCAAACGGATCCGTCCCAGAGCGCACGGCCGCGCGTTCCCCATCCTCAAGCGCACGTCCCATGTGACCATCGCGCTCGAGGAAGCTGCGGAACCGAAAAACGCTTAA
- the rpsC gene encoding 30S ribosomal protein S3, with protein sequence MGQKVNPHGLRVGVIKDWDSRWFAKDNVFGDLLVEDYNLRNYLKKKLFSAGIPRIEIERDASRVRIHIHCAKPGMVIGKGGVEIDKLRTELEARLGKPVSINIVEVRSPDVNAQLVAENIAAQLEKRISFRRAMKQSIGRAMKLGAKGIKVTVAGRLGGAEIARVEHYHEGTIPLQTLRADIDYGFSEAKTTYGRIGVKVWIYKGEVLPEVRRAPKEGGEQ encoded by the coding sequence ATGGGCCAGAAAGTCAATCCGCACGGTTTGCGTGTGGGCGTTATCAAAGACTGGGATTCCCGCTGGTTTGCCAAGGACAATGTCTTCGGCGATCTCCTCGTGGAGGACTACAACCTGCGGAATTACCTTAAAAAGAAACTGTTTTCAGCCGGCATCCCGCGCATCGAGATCGAACGCGACGCTTCCCGCGTCCGCATTCACATCCACTGCGCAAAACCCGGCATGGTTATCGGCAAGGGCGGCGTCGAGATCGACAAGCTGCGTACCGAGCTCGAGGCCAGACTGGGCAAGCCGGTTTCCATCAATATCGTGGAAGTGCGCAGCCCGGACGTGAACGCGCAGCTCGTGGCCGAGAACATTGCCGCGCAGCTTGAAAAACGTATTTCGTTCCGTCGCGCCATGAAGCAGTCCATCGGCCGCGCCATGAAACTGGGTGCCAAGGGCATCAAAGTCACCGTCGCAGGTCGCTTGGGCGGCGCCGAGATCGCGCGCGTGGAGCACTACCACGAAGGCACCATCCCCCTGCAGACGCTCCGCGCCGATATCGACTATGGGTTTTCCGAAGCGAAGACCACCTACGGCCGCATCGGCGTAAAAGTCTGGATCTACAAGGGCGAGGTTTTGCCGGAAGTCCGCAGAGCACCCAAGGAAGGGGGAGAGCAGTAA
- the rplP gene encoding 50S ribosomal protein L16, with the protein MLMPKRVKFRRQQRGRLTGRALRGNTVTYGEYGIQALEPAWITSNQIEAARIAMTRFTKRGGQVWIKIFPHKPITEKPAETRMGSGKGSPEYWVAVVKPGRILFEIGGVSEEIAREATRLAMYKLPIKCKFVKKEETDGEQS; encoded by the coding sequence ATGCTGATGCCCAAACGCGTCAAGTTCCGCCGTCAGCAGCGCGGCCGTCTCACCGGCCGGGCCCTGCGCGGCAATACCGTCACCTACGGCGAGTACGGCATCCAGGCGCTGGAGCCGGCGTGGATCACGTCCAACCAGATCGAAGCCGCCCGTATCGCCATGACCCGTTTCACCAAGCGCGGCGGCCAGGTCTGGATCAAGATATTCCCGCACAAGCCCATCACCGAGAAGCCGGCCGAGACCCGCATGGGCTCCGGTAAAGGCTCTCCCGAATACTGGGTGGCCGTGGTGAAACCCGGCCGTATCCTGTTCGAGATTGGCGGCGTGTCCGAGGAAATCGCCCGCGAAGCCACCCGCCTTGCGATGTACAAACTGCCCATCAAATGCAAGTTTGTTAAGAAGGAAGAAACGGATGGTGAGCAGTCATGA
- the rpmC gene encoding 50S ribosomal protein L29, translating to MKAQEIRTKSVEDLNSQLKDLKAELFNLRFQLAINQLENPMRIKAVKKDIARIKTVLRETEMREGA from the coding sequence ATGAAAGCACAGGAGATCCGGACCAAATCGGTCGAAGACCTCAACAGCCAGCTCAAGGACCTCAAAGCTGAGCTTTTCAACCTTCGTTTCCAACTCGCCATCAACCAGCTGGAGAACCCCATGCGGATCAAGGCCGTGAAGAAGGACATTGCCCGCATCAAAACGGTGTTGCGCGAAACGGAAATGCGCGAAGGCGCCTAA
- the rpsQ gene encoding 30S ribosomal protein S17, producing the protein MSERTTLRKTRVGRVVSDKMDKTLVVAIEDNVKHPLYKKIIKRTLRLKAHDENNEAKIGDRVSITETRPLSKDKRWRLVKILERAK; encoded by the coding sequence ATGAGCGAAAGAACCACACTGCGCAAAACCCGCGTGGGCCGCGTGGTGAGTGATAAAATGGACAAAACGCTGGTGGTTGCCATTGAGGACAACGTCAAGCACCCGCTGTATAAAAAGATCATCAAGCGCACGCTGCGCCTGAAAGCCCATGATGAGAACAACGAAGCCAAAATCGGCGACCGCGTTTCCATCACTGAGACCCGCCCGCTCTCCAAAGACAAGCGCTGGCGTCTGGTCAAGATCCTCGAAAGAGCGAAATAA
- the rplN gene encoding 50S ribosomal protein L14 encodes MIQQQTYLKVADNTGAKELMCIRVLGGSRRRYANIGDIVVASVKKATPGGVVKKGDVVKAVIVRSVKGVGRLDGTHIRFDENAAVIIKEDKTPRGTRIFGPVARELREKEYLKILSLAPEVL; translated from the coding sequence GTGATTCAACAGCAAACGTATCTGAAAGTGGCAGATAACACCGGCGCGAAGGAACTGATGTGCATCCGTGTGCTCGGCGGCTCCCGTCGGCGCTATGCCAACATCGGCGATATCGTCGTGGCTTCGGTCAAAAAAGCAACACCCGGCGGCGTTGTGAAAAAAGGCGACGTGGTGAAAGCCGTCATCGTCCGTTCCGTCAAAGGCGTGGGCCGGCTGGACGGCACGCACATCCGCTTTGACGAAAACGCCGCGGTCATCATAAAAGAAGATAAAACCCCACGGGGCACCCGCATTTTCGGGCCGGTGGCGAGGGAACTGCGCGAGAAGGAATATCTCAAGATCCTCAGCCTTGCTCCCGAAGTGCTTTGA
- the rplX gene encoding 50S ribosomal protein L24 — MSKVHVKKGDTVQVISGKDRGKQGKVLEVSPKEGKVIVEGRNMVTKHVKPRKMGEQGGIVKAEGALYASKVMIVCPKCGKPTRIGHTIAEDGTKTRVCRKCGATL; from the coding sequence ATGAGCAAAGTGCACGTCAAAAAAGGCGACACCGTGCAGGTCATTTCCGGTAAGGATCGCGGCAAACAGGGCAAAGTGCTCGAAGTGAGCCCCAAAGAAGGCAAGGTCATCGTGGAAGGCCGCAACATGGTCACCAAGCATGTCAAGCCGCGCAAAATGGGTGAGCAGGGCGGCATTGTCAAAGCCGAGGGCGCACTGTATGCCAGCAAGGTCATGATCGTCTGCCCCAAGTGCGGAAAACCCACCCGTATCGGCCACACCATCGCCGAGGACGGGACCAAGACCAGAGTGTGCCGCAAATGCGGCGCAACTCTGTGA
- the rplE gene encoding 50S ribosomal protein L5 has translation MARLRETYKNEIAPALMKKFNYKSVMQIPKIEKVVINVGCGDARDNAKAIDAVMEEIGMITGQKPVVTKARKSVANFKLREGMNIGVKVTLRQNRMYEFIDRLFNTALPRVRDFRGINPNSFDGRGNYALGLKEQLIFPEIDYDKVDKVRGMDVIFVTTAQTDEEARELLTLFGAPFRK, from the coding sequence ATGGCCAGACTCAGAGAAACCTATAAAAACGAAATCGCTCCTGCGCTAATGAAGAAGTTCAATTATAAAAGCGTGATGCAGATCCCCAAAATCGAGAAAGTGGTTATCAACGTCGGCTGCGGAGACGCGCGCGACAATGCCAAGGCCATCGACGCGGTGATGGAAGAGATCGGCATGATCACCGGCCAGAAGCCGGTGGTGACCAAGGCCCGCAAGTCTGTTGCAAACTTCAAATTGCGCGAGGGCATGAACATCGGCGTGAAGGTTACGCTGCGCCAGAACAGGATGTATGAGTTCATCGACCGCCTGTTCAACACGGCTCTGCCGCGCGTGCGCGACTTCCGAGGCATCAACCCCAACTCGTTCGACGGCCGCGGCAACTACGCGCTTGGCCTGAAAGAGCAGTTGATCTTCCCGGAAATCGATTATGATAAAGTGGATAAAGTGCGTGGCATGGATGTTATTTTTGTGACCACCGCGCAGACCGACGAGGAAGCAAGAGAACTGCTCACCCTGTTCGGCGCGCCGTTCCGTAAATAA
- a CDS encoding type Z 30S ribosomal protein S14, with product MAKLSMKIKQQRTPKFSTRSYNRCKICGRPHAYLRKYGVCRICFRNLAYKGEIPGVKKASW from the coding sequence GTGGCAAAGTTATCAATGAAAATCAAGCAGCAGAGGACGCCGAAATTCTCCACCCGGAGCTATAACCGTTGCAAAATCTGCGGCCGGCCGCACGCCTATCTCCGTAAATACGGCGTCTGCCGTATCTGCTTCCGCAATCTTGCCTACAAAGGCGAGATTCCCGGTGTGAAAAAGGCCAGCTGGTAA
- the rpsH gene encoding 30S ribosomal protein S8, producing MQVTDTVADMLTRIRNANSAKHDTVDIPASNLKKAIARILLDEGYIRNYTVIEDNKQGTIRINLKYGPSKSHVITGLRRVSKPGLRMYANCEDMPKVMKGLGIAIVSTSKGIMTDREARKENVGGEVLAFVW from the coding sequence ATGCAAGTCACCGATACCGTCGCCGATATGCTTACCCGCATCCGCAATGCAAATTCGGCTAAGCATGATACCGTCGATATCCCCGCGTCCAATTTGAAGAAGGCCATCGCCCGTATTCTGCTCGACGAGGGGTATATCCGGAATTATACCGTTATAGAAGATAATAAGCAGGGCACTATCCGCATCAACTTGAAATATGGCCCGAGCAAGTCCCATGTCATCACGGGTCTGCGCCGGGTCTCCAAACCCGGCCTGCGCATGTACGCAAACTGCGAGGACATGCCGAAAGTGATGAAAGGCCTTGGCATCGCCATCGTTTCCACCTCCAAGGGCATCATGACCGACCGCGAGGCGCGCAAGGAAAACGTGGGCGGCGAAGTGCTGGCCTTTGTGTGGTAA
- the rplF gene encoding 50S ribosomal protein L6, whose amino-acid sequence MSRIGKQPIEIPNGVNVTLAEGNTVIVKGPKGELTQSFHPDIKITIEGSVIHITRPDDEKEHRALHGLTRSLVANMVHGVVEEYHKELEINGVGYRAAKQGKKVTFNLGYSHPVIVEEVPGITIDVPAPNKIIVHGPDKQQVGQFAAELREKRPPEPYKGKGVKYADEVIHRKEGKAGKGGKK is encoded by the coding sequence ATGTCGCGTATCGGTAAACAGCCGATTGAAATACCGAACGGCGTAAACGTCACGCTGGCGGAAGGCAACACGGTCATCGTGAAAGGCCCCAAAGGCGAACTGACTCAGTCGTTCCATCCCGATATCAAGATCACCATCGAGGGCAGCGTTATCCACATCACCCGCCCCGATGATGAGAAGGAACACCGCGCGTTGCACGGTCTCACCCGCTCGCTCGTCGCCAACATGGTGCACGGCGTGGTCGAAGAGTACCACAAGGAACTCGAAATCAACGGTGTCGGTTACCGTGCCGCCAAGCAGGGTAAAAAAGTGACCTTCAATCTCGGCTATTCCCATCCGGTCATCGTTGAGGAGGTGCCGGGCATCACCATCGACGTGCCCGCGCCCAATAAGATCATCGTGCATGGCCCGGACAAACAGCAGGTCGGCCAGTTTGCCGCGGAACTCCGTGAAAAACGTCCGCCCGAACCTTATAAGGGCAAAGGCGTCAAGTATGCGGACGAAGTCATTCACCGCAAAGAAGGTAAAGCCGGTAAGGGCGGTAAGAAATAA
- the rplR gene encoding 50S ribosomal protein L18: protein MINKPDNNKARLRRHKRVRGKISGTAERPRLNVFRSLHHIYAQVIDDVAGVTLVAASTMDKDFEGTGGNKEAAKKVGLAIAKKAAEKGIIEVRFDRGGFVYHGRIKELADGAREGGLKF, encoded by the coding sequence ATGATCAACAAACCCGACAACAACAAAGCACGGCTGCGGCGGCATAAGCGTGTGCGCGGAAAGATTTCCGGCACCGCCGAGCGTCCGCGTCTGAACGTATTCCGCTCCCTCCATCACATCTACGCGCAGGTCATCGACGATGTCGCGGGCGTGACGCTTGTCGCCGCATCCACGATGGATAAAGATTTCGAAGGAACGGGCGGAAACAAAGAGGCGGCCAAAAAAGTCGGCCTTGCAATCGCCAAAAAAGCGGCGGAAAAAGGCATTATCGAAGTGCGGTTCGACCGCGGCGGATTTGTCTATCATGGCCGTATCAAAGAACTCGCAGATGGCGCCCGTGAGGGCGGCCTGAAGTTCTGA
- the rpsE gene encoding 30S ribosomal protein S5 — protein sequence MALARNNFRSNNREESDLNEKVVAINRVSKTVKGGRIFKFAALVVVGDGKGKVGFGIGKSGEVPDAIRKGIEDAKKNLFTVALKGTTIPHEIVGAFGAGRVLLKPAAPGTGVIAGGPVRAVVEVAGIKDIRTKALRSNNPCNVVRATIQGLKSIRGAERVAEIRGKTVKEILG from the coding sequence ATGGCTTTGGCACGGAATAATTTTCGTTCTAATAATAGAGAAGAATCCGATCTGAATGAAAAGGTCGTCGCAATCAACCGTGTTTCCAAAACGGTAAAGGGCGGCCGTATCTTCAAGTTTGCCGCGCTGGTCGTCGTGGGCGACGGCAAAGGCAAAGTCGGTTTCGGCATTGGTAAATCAGGCGAGGTGCCCGACGCGATCCGCAAGGGCATCGAAGACGCGAAGAAAAACCTCTTCACGGTGGCGCTCAAAGGCACCACCATCCCGCACGAGATCGTCGGCGCGTTCGGCGCGGGCCGCGTGCTGCTCAAACCCGCCGCCCCCGGTACCGGCGTGATCGCCGGCGGCCCTGTGCGCGCCGTGGTTGAAGTGGCCGGTATCAAAGACATCCGCACCAAAGCGTTGCGCTCCAATAACCCCTGCAATGTGGTCCGCGCGACCATCCAGGGGCTCAAGAGCATCCGGGGCGCCGAGCGGGTCGCCGAGATCCGGGGCAAAACCGTCAAGGAAATCCTGGGCTAA